The following DNA comes from Roseinatronobacter sp. S2.
AAACACCAGCCCGTCAATGACCTGTTCGATGGGCATGAAGGAACTGGTGCTGGAGGAATAGACAACCTGATCCATAAGCCCAAGCCCGCTTGAGCGTGGTTGCCGCACGATGATGGGGATCAGGCGTTCATCTTCGCGGTAGACGCCACCGGTGGTGCCATCGGTGGCAAACAGAAGCGCATCTGAAATGTCATCGCGGGTGATGCCTGCGGCCTGCGCGCGGTCACTTGCGTAAAGCGGCTTGAGAACCAGTTCCTGTTCGCGCCAGTTATTGCGGACTTCATGCAAATGCGGCGAGGCCTGCTGCATCAGCGCCGCCGCTGTCACGCCCAGTTCGCGCAATACCTGCGGATCACTGCCCGACAGTCGCAGCTGGATCGGGTCGCCCCCGCCGGGACCAAACGCCAGCCGCGTGCTGCGAAATTCGCCCTCTGGCAGGGTGGCGCGTGCAAAGGCGTCCAGTTCTGCCTTCAGCGCAGGAATTTCATCCAGCCGGTGGGTTCGGATGATCAGATGCCCATAGCTTGGATTTGCTTTCTCGGCCGAATAGGTCAGCATGAAGCGCGCGGCACCGTCGCCTGCAAACGCGGTCACGGATACCACCTCGTCGCGCGAGGCCAGCCACGATTCTACCTTCGCCAGATGTTCGGATGTGGTATGGATCGCGTTGCCCTGCGGCAGTTTGTAATGAACAAAAAACAACGGTGTGTTGGAATCCGGGAAAAATTGCTGTTTGACCTGTCCGAAACCAATATAGCACACTGCTGTCACCGCCAGAAGCGCACCAACCACCAGCCAGCGCGCCTTGATTGCAGCATGCACTACGCTGCCGTAGATCTTGAACACGCGGCCATCATATGCGCCGACGTCGCCTGCGGTGCCTTGCTTGAACAGGTAATGCGCAAGCAGTGGTGTGGCCGTGACGGCCAGCACCCATGACAGCAGAAGCGATATCGCGATCACCGCAAACAGCGAGAACATGAACTCGCCTGTCGCGTCCGGGCTAAGGCCAATGCCCGCAAATGCCATGATGCCGATAACAGTCGCCCCCAGCAGCGGGATCTGGGTTTTGCCCGCCGCCTCATCCGCCGCCTCGCGTGATGACTTGCCGCGTCGCATGGCAATCTGCATGCCCTCGGCCACGACGATGGCATTGTCGACAAGCATCCCCATGGCGATGATCAGTGCGCCCAGCGAAATGCGCTCCATCTCGATTGAAAAAATGCCCATGAAGAACAGCGTGCCAATCACCGTCAGCAACAAAGTGCTGCCCACAACGACCGCTGCGCGCCAGCCCATGAACAGTGCCAGCACCACGACCACAATCGATACCGACATGAGCAGATTTAGCAAAAAAGCGTTTGAGGCGTCTTCGACCACCACATGCTGTTGATAAATCGGGTGCAGGTTCACCCCATAGGGAATGTCCGCTTGCAGTTGCGCCAGCCGGATATCGACGCGCTTGCCCACATCCACGATATTGTCCGACGCCACACCGGCAATTCCCAGCGTGAATGCATCCTGCCCGTCATGGCGCACAATCAGGGACGGGTGGTCCTTTTCGCCGCGATAAACATGGGCCATGTCAAACAGGTTCAGCACCTGTCCGCCCACGCCCACCGATAACCCGGCAATGGCCGACACACTGTCAGACCCGTCGGGCGACTGGATCAGCGTACGCGTGGGGCCGATATCCGCCGCCCCCGCATCCAGCACCGAGTTTGCATTGGCAATCGCACCGGCAATGGCCTGCGGTGCTACCCCCTGATTGACCGCCCGCGCCATGTCCGGTTCCACATAGATCGCCTCGGCGGGCAGTCCGGCGACATCGACATCGGCCACCCCGTCAACGGCCAGCAATTCGCGGCGCAGGAACGTGGCAAGCTGGTGCTTTTCAGCGGCACTCAGACCTTCGGCTGTTACGGCATAATAAAGACCGAACACATCGCCAAAAGTGTCATTCACCAACGGTGTGCTGACCCCTTGCGGCAGGTTACGGGCCGCATCGCTGATCCGGTTGCGCAGTTTGACCCATACCGCAGGCAGCGCGCTTCCATCATAGCTGTCTTTGATCTCGACCTCTATCAGGGACAGGCCGGGCCGGTTGACAGAGGTGATGATGTCCACTTCAGCCATTTTCTGGATGGCGGATTCCAGCGGTTCGGACACTTCGCGCGCCACCTGATCGGCGGATGAGCCGGGGTATTGCGTCATGATGACGGCCGTTTTGATGGTGAAGGCAGGGTCTTCCAGCCGCCCAAGCGAATTGAACCCCCAAAGCCCCCCCAGCAAACAGCCCAGAATCAGGATCCACGTCAGCAGGGCCTTGTCGATCGACGCGCGCGCAATGTTCATCGTCCTGCCCCTTAGTTGCCAAAGCCGGAAAAGCGACGAACCCGTTGTCCGTCTTGCAGCTGTGGCAGGCCCGCCTCCACGATCTCAAGGCCATCCTCCAGCCCGTCAGTGACAATGACCCGCCCGTCATCGGCGGGTTGCACTGTGACAGGCATTCGGCGGACCGGACCGGTTCCGTCCGCGTCCGCTTCAAAAACAAGCACATAGGTTGTGCCATCCGGGTTGATGCCCACTGCCGATGCGGGCAGCAGCACGCCTTGCAGCCCGTCCTGCACCCGTGCGGTTACCGTCGCCGAGGAGCCGGGCAGAACACTCAGCCCGTCGGTGGATTGCAGCGCCAGAGAGAGCCTGAACGTCTGACCAATGGCTGATGCCTCGGCGTCGAATTCACTGATGGCCAGCGGGTAGGGGGTGCTGTTGCCGGGAAATTCTGCGAAGAACTCGATGGCGTCACGGTCGTCCGGGCGGCGGAACAGCACTTCCGGCACGTTAATCTCGATGCGCAACTCTGACATGTCATGCAGGCGAACGACGGGGGTGCCTGCGGAAATGGTGCTGAAATTTGCGACGCGGCGGCTGGCGACCAGCGAATCGAAAGGCGCCAGCAGGGTTGCGTGACGCAGGCGGGTTTCGGCATCACGCACCGAAAGTGCGGCCAGTTGTGCCTGTGTTTCTGCATTTTCCAGCGACACCTCGCTGGCGGCGCTTCCACTTAGCCGTCGCAGACGCGCCGCTGCGCGGTCGGCCTCGTCCTGTTGCAGGCGGGCCTGTTGCAGTTGCAGATCAAAGGTTTCCACGTCCAGCCGCGCGATCATGTCGCCCTTTGCCAGTGTCTGCCCTTCGGTTACTGGAAATTCCATGATCTGACCGCCCACCTGAAACGCCAGATCAACGGTCTGACGTGCCACGACCTGACCAAAGAATTGCCGTGTCATCCACGGCTCTTGTGCGGTCACGGTTGTCACCTTGACAGGCCGCAGTGTTTCCTGCGCGGCCAGCGGCATGGCGCTGACGCCCATCAGGGTGGTGGCCAGAACAAAGACAACAGAAAATCGGGACATCGGACCCTCCGTTGGGGGAACTTTGAAAAAGCAGATCACAAGAAGAACCGTTTAACGCAAAATGTCTGATTGTCGCGTCGTTATCGCGGTGCGCCTGATCCCAGGGCGACACGTCTGCATCTCCCGGCACCCGGACAGGTATTTCTGCGACATGCGGTGTTCCGATTCAGTTGACGGTTTGCGTTCGATGGCTTATTTATACAAAACTGTATAAAAAGGTCAAGACATGTCTAACGCTTTCGCCACCAGCGCCGCGCCAGTCAAGTTACCGCGCAAGATTGCAGAAGGCGCGCTGCGAGTGTTCGCAGAGCGCGGGTCCGACAAGGTGTCCGTCAGCGACCTTGCGCAGGCGTCGGGGGTGACGCGCGCGACAATTTACAACAATTGCCCCGATCCGGCGCGGATATTTAACCTCGTCGCACAACAACTGGTTACCGAATTACGGGACTCCATTGCTGCGGCGGCAGTGGACGAAACAGACCCGGCCGTTCAGTTGGCCATAGGCATGGGGCATTTCCTGCGCCGTGCGCATGAAGACCCGGTTTGGGGGGCCTTCATCCTGCGCTTTGCGCTGACGACCGATACCCTGCGGTCGATATTGCTGGGCCATCCCGCAACAATCGTCCAGAAAGGCATAGCCGACGGGCGCTTCTCAATTCGGTCCGATCAGATCCCGGCGGTTCTTGCGATGATCGGGGGTGCGGTTCTTGGGCAGATCTCGCTGATCCAGGATGGTCATGCGCCATGGCGCAAAGCCGCAGCCGATCTGGCGGAACTGTTCCTGCGCGCCTTGGGGATTGACCAGCAAGAGGCGCGCGAGATCGCTCAATATGATCTGCTGGAACTTGCGCCCTAAAGCGTTTCGGTTTCTCGTTGAATCGCCAGAAACGCTTTAGTCTTCTGTTTTGTCGCAATTTCGAACCGAAAAAGCCCATCACCTTTTTCTGAAACTGCCCTGAATGTTT
Coding sequences within:
- a CDS encoding efflux RND transporter permease subunit translates to MNIARASIDKALLTWILILGCLLGGLWGFNSLGRLEDPAFTIKTAVIMTQYPGSSADQVAREVSEPLESAIQKMAEVDIITSVNRPGLSLIEVEIKDSYDGSALPAVWVKLRNRISDAARNLPQGVSTPLVNDTFGDVFGLYYAVTAEGLSAAEKHQLATFLRRELLAVDGVADVDVAGLPAEAIYVEPDMARAVNQGVAPQAIAGAIANANSVLDAGAADIGPTRTLIQSPDGSDSVSAIAGLSVGVGGQVLNLFDMAHVYRGEKDHPSLIVRHDGQDAFTLGIAGVASDNIVDVGKRVDIRLAQLQADIPYGVNLHPIYQQHVVVEDASNAFLLNLLMSVSIVVVVLALFMGWRAAVVVGSTLLLTVIGTLFFMGIFSIEMERISLGALIIAMGMLVDNAIVVAEGMQIAMRRGKSSREAADEAAGKTQIPLLGATVIGIMAFAGIGLSPDATGEFMFSLFAVIAISLLLSWVLAVTATPLLAHYLFKQGTAGDVGAYDGRVFKIYGSVVHAAIKARWLVVGALLAVTAVCYIGFGQVKQQFFPDSNTPLFFVHYKLPQGNAIHTTSEHLAKVESWLASRDEVVSVTAFAGDGAARFMLTYSAEKANPSYGHLIIRTHRLDEIPALKAELDAFARATLPEGEFRSTRLAFGPGGGDPIQLRLSGSDPQVLRELGVTAAALMQQASPHLHEVRNNWREQELVLKPLYASDRAQAAGITRDDISDALLFATDGTTGGVYREDERLIPIIVRQPRSSGLGLMDQVVYSSSTSSFMPIEQVIDGLVFEPQNTLLHRRNRELTLTLGADVAQGQNAAAVQAEIRGAVEAMPLPIGYRMEWGGELENSAKATSSLARQLPFSLIVMVLISVFLFSALRQPLIIWLLVPMSVNGVVVGLLLTGIPFSFTALLGLLSLSGMLIKNGIVLVEEIDLVRAEGIALRDAIVTACVSRLRPVVLAAATTILGMAPLLWDAFFVSMSVTIMAGLAFASVLTLIAVPVFYYLLFEREEGRRVAAGVARADTPRSPTEAALS
- a CDS encoding efflux RND transporter periplasmic adaptor subunit; translated protein: MSRFSVVFVLATTLMGVSAMPLAAQETLRPVKVTTVTAQEPWMTRQFFGQVVARQTVDLAFQVGGQIMEFPVTEGQTLAKGDMIARLDVETFDLQLQQARLQQDEADRAAARLRRLSGSAASEVSLENAETQAQLAALSVRDAETRLRHATLLAPFDSLVASRRVANFSTISAGTPVVRLHDMSELRIEINVPEVLFRRPDDRDAIEFFAEFPGNSTPYPLAISEFDAEASAIGQTFRLSLALQSTDGLSVLPGSSATVTARVQDGLQGVLLPASAVGINPDGTTYVLVFEADADGTGPVRRMPVTVQPADDGRVIVTDGLEDGLEIVEAGLPQLQDGQRVRRFSGFGN
- a CDS encoding TetR/AcrR family transcriptional regulator encodes the protein MSNAFATSAAPVKLPRKIAEGALRVFAERGSDKVSVSDLAQASGVTRATIYNNCPDPARIFNLVAQQLVTELRDSIAAAAVDETDPAVQLAIGMGHFLRRAHEDPVWGAFILRFALTTDTLRSILLGHPATIVQKGIADGRFSIRSDQIPAVLAMIGGAVLGQISLIQDGHAPWRKAAADLAELFLRALGIDQQEAREIAQYDLLELAP